A single Altererythrobacter sp. BO-6 DNA region contains:
- a CDS encoding sigma-54 dependent transcriptional regulator — protein MNEASPIEVILVEDDRSLSEATLQALKLEGVEARAFEDAETALKSLSSEFAGVVVSDIRMPGMDGLQFFARLREMDAELPVILTTGHGDVEMAVEAMKAGAADFLAKPYSSVELMRSIRLAAEKRALVLENRRLRGELSQRSEVGTLGSSDAALKLRNVVDAVARSEIDVIVEGPVGSGKSYAARLIHDLSPRSGRPFVTLDAGIIAHEDAEILLFGREPSAGLSRTGLLERANGGTLFLDELLFHSDHIHSRLLAVLDSRSVLPIGADRARKINVRVILARNPAAQTEAAPQRVPLEQRLGAVRITMPSLAERRSDVAEIFRHFVRLHERELRLEARDIGPAEWRHIQTHDWPGNLRELSGYARAFVLGLSSFDVQPELIAGERSLQETLADFERSLLEDALRRCSGNVARLQAMLQTPRKTLYDKLARYNLKPTDFR, from the coding sequence ATGAATGAGGCATCGCCCATCGAAGTCATCCTGGTTGAAGATGACCGGTCGCTGAGCGAAGCGACATTGCAGGCGCTTAAGCTGGAAGGCGTCGAGGCGCGCGCGTTCGAGGATGCCGAAACCGCGCTCAAATCCTTATCCAGCGAGTTTGCAGGGGTGGTCGTCAGCGACATTCGCATGCCAGGCATGGACGGCCTGCAATTCTTCGCCCGCCTGCGCGAAATGGACGCCGAATTGCCGGTCATCCTGACGACCGGACATGGCGACGTCGAAATGGCGGTCGAGGCAATGAAGGCGGGCGCGGCCGATTTCCTGGCCAAGCCCTATTCCTCGGTCGAGCTGATGCGCTCTATCAGGCTGGCAGCTGAAAAGCGGGCGCTGGTGCTCGAAAACCGGCGCTTGCGCGGTGAATTGAGCCAAAGGAGCGAAGTCGGCACCCTGGGTTCGTCTGACGCAGCGCTCAAGCTGCGCAACGTGGTCGATGCTGTCGCGCGTTCCGAGATTGACGTGATCGTTGAAGGGCCGGTTGGCTCCGGCAAGAGCTATGCCGCCCGGCTGATCCACGATCTCAGTCCTCGTTCCGGCAGGCCATTCGTGACCCTCGATGCAGGTATCATCGCGCATGAGGACGCCGAAATCTTGTTGTTCGGTCGCGAGCCTTCGGCCGGCCTGTCGCGCACCGGCTTGCTGGAACGTGCCAATGGTGGGACGCTGTTCCTTGACGAACTCCTTTTCCATTCCGATCACATCCATTCGCGCCTGCTCGCGGTGCTCGACAGCAGGTCCGTCTTGCCGATCGGGGCTGATCGGGCACGCAAGATCAATGTCAGGGTCATCCTCGCCCGCAATCCCGCCGCGCAGACCGAGGCTGCGCCCCAGCGCGTCCCACTTGAGCAGCGTCTCGGAGCGGTGCGGATTACCATGCCGTCACTGGCCGAGCGACGTTCCGATGTGGCCGAAATCTTTCGCCACTTCGTGCGCCTGCATGAACGCGAATTGCGACTTGAAGCGCGCGATATAGGGCCAGCCGAATGGCGTCATATCCAGACGCACGACTGGCCCGGAAACCTGCGCGAACTGAGCGGCTACGCGCGCGCCTTCGTGCTCGGGCTGTCATCGTTCGACGTGCAGCCGGAGCTGATTGCAGGCGAGCGTTCATTGCAAGAGACCCTGGCCGATTTCGAGCGGTCGCTGCTTGAAGATGCCTTGCGCCGTTGCAGCGGCAATGTCGCCCGGCTTCAGGCAATGCTGCAAACGCCGCGCAAGACGCTTTATGACAAGCTTGCCCGCTACAATCTGAAGCCTACCGATTTCCGTTAA
- the acs gene encoding acetate--CoA ligase: protein MPASNSEFVSRPQQVRDTHCTAEQYDAMYRRSIEEPDTFWLEQAQRLDWMKAPSKGGEWSYDPVEIKWFADGTLNLCHNAVDRHLAERGDATALIFEPDDPASPGRSLTYRELHAEVVRMANALKALGVRKGDRVTIYMPMVVEGVTAMLACARIGAIHSVVFGGFSPEALAGRITDCGSRFVVTADSGLRGGKSVPLKANVDAALALNGVEVDGVLVVRHTGADIAMKDGRDHWFGELASDADCPCEPMHAEDPLFILYTSGSTGKPKGVLHTTGGYGVWATTTFHYVFDYQPGEVFWCTADIGWVTGHSYVVYGPLINGATEVVFEGVPNYPDHGRFWDVVDKHKVNIIYTAPTAIRALMREGDDHVTRRSRASLRLLGTVGEPINPEAWRWYHDVVGDGRCPIVDTWWQTETGGCMITTLPAAHDMKPGSAGKPFFGVRPQLVDNEGAVLEGATSGNLCLTHSWPGQARTVYGDHERFVQTYFSTYKGKYFTGDGCRRDEDGYYWITGRVDDVINVSGHRMGTAEVESALVLHPKVSEAAVVGYPHDIKGQGIYCYVTLMEGEAESDELAAELRQWVRKEIGPIATPDHLHFTPALPKTRSGKIMRRILRKIAENDFGSLGDTSTLADPGVVDSLVEGRQNR from the coding sequence ATGCCAGCATCGAACAGCGAATTCGTGAGCCGTCCGCAGCAGGTGCGCGATACCCACTGCACCGCGGAACAATATGATGCGATGTACCGCCGTTCGATTGAGGAGCCGGACACATTCTGGCTGGAACAGGCGCAGCGGCTCGACTGGATGAAAGCGCCAAGCAAGGGTGGCGAATGGTCGTATGACCCGGTCGAGATCAAATGGTTTGCGGATGGCACGCTGAACCTGTGCCACAATGCGGTTGACCGCCACCTGGCAGAGCGCGGCGATGCAACCGCGCTGATTTTCGAGCCTGACGATCCGGCAAGCCCCGGCCGCAGCCTGACCTATCGCGAACTGCACGCAGAGGTCGTGAGGATGGCCAATGCGCTCAAGGCACTGGGCGTGCGCAAGGGTGACCGGGTTACGATCTACATGCCGATGGTGGTCGAAGGCGTGACCGCCATGCTCGCCTGCGCGCGGATCGGCGCGATCCACTCGGTCGTGTTCGGAGGATTTTCGCCCGAAGCGCTGGCAGGGCGGATCACCGATTGCGGCAGTCGCTTCGTGGTGACTGCCGACAGCGGACTGCGTGGCGGCAAGTCCGTGCCGCTCAAGGCCAATGTCGACGCCGCCCTGGCGCTAAATGGGGTCGAGGTGGATGGCGTGCTGGTGGTGAGGCACACAGGCGCCGATATCGCCATGAAGGATGGGCGCGACCACTGGTTTGGCGAGCTCGCCTCCGATGCCGATTGCCCCTGTGAGCCGATGCATGCGGAAGATCCGCTGTTCATTCTCTATACCTCGGGCTCGACGGGCAAGCCCAAGGGCGTGCTCCACACCACCGGCGGCTATGGCGTGTGGGCGACCACAACCTTCCACTATGTGTTCGATTACCAGCCGGGCGAAGTGTTCTGGTGCACCGCCGATATCGGCTGGGTCACCGGCCACAGCTATGTCGTCTACGGCCCGCTGATCAACGGCGCCACTGAAGTCGTGTTCGAAGGCGTGCCGAACTATCCCGATCACGGGCGGTTCTGGGACGTTGTCGACAAGCACAAGGTCAACATCATCTACACCGCGCCGACGGCGATCCGCGCATTGATGCGCGAGGGCGATGACCATGTGACGCGCCGCAGCCGCGCCTCGCTGCGCTTGCTCGGCACGGTGGGTGAGCCGATCAATCCGGAGGCCTGGCGCTGGTATCACGATGTGGTGGGTGACGGTCGTTGCCCGATCGTCGACACCTGGTGGCAGACCGAAACCGGCGGCTGCATGATCACGACCCTGCCGGCGGCGCATGACATGAAGCCGGGCAGTGCAGGCAAGCCGTTCTTCGGCGTTCGCCCGCAACTGGTCGATAATGAGGGCGCCGTGCTTGAAGGCGCAACCAGCGGGAACTTGTGCCTCACGCACAGCTGGCCGGGGCAGGCGCGCACCGTTTACGGCGATCACGAGCGTTTCGTGCAGACCTATTTCAGCACTTACAAAGGCAAGTATTTTACCGGCGATGGCTGCCGGCGCGACGAAGACGGATACTACTGGATCACCGGCCGGGTCGATGACGTGATCAATGTCTCCGGCCACCGCATGGGCACTGCCGAGGTGGAGAGCGCGCTGGTGCTGCATCCCAAGGTCAGCGAAGCGGCGGTGGTCGGCTATCCGCACGATATCAAGGGGCAGGGCATCTATTGCTATGTCACGCTGATGGAAGGTGAAGCGGAAAGCGACGAACTAGCCGCAGAATTGCGCCAATGGGTGCGCAAGGAAATCGGCCCGATCGCAACGCCCGACCATCTCCATTTCACGCCCGCGCTGCCGAAGACGCGCAGCGGCAAGATCATGCGGCGCATCCTCCGCAAGATCGCCGAGAATGACTTTGGCTCGCTGGGCGACACTTCGACATTGGCAGATCCGGGCGTCGTCGACAGCCTGGTCGAGGGGCGACAGAACCGCTGA
- a CDS encoding NAD-dependent succinate-semialdehyde dehydrogenase → MTEYPPLQLLIGDEKIGSSARDTIDVLDPATGETIAALPKATSADLDAALNAAADGFKRWRSTSADEREAVLRKGAALIRERAKDIGAAITREQGKPLKEAIGETIYCAMLLEFYAGECKRLYGKTLVRPDGQRVEVRHEPVGPVAGFSAWNFPALNVMRKVGGPLAAGCSVIVKPSEETPAGGLGIVRALRDAGVPANVLQCVFGVPSDISEHLLASPVIRKVTFTGSTAVGKHLAKLAAENMQRATMELGGHGPVLIFKDADIDKALDTMAGNKYRNAGQVCVSPTRFLVEEDVFERFRDGFVERAKAVKVGNGMEADTQMGPMASQRGPDGIQAKLADALEKGAKLDAGGNRIGNQGFFHEPTVLSEVPLDATIMNEEPFGPVALINPMKGYEAMVEEANRLPYGLAAYAWTQDAKRRMRLASELEAGMVAINGGSVSAVDAPFGGVKWSGYGLEDGAEGVAACLVTKTVHESA, encoded by the coding sequence GTGACTGAATACCCCCCGCTTCAGCTGCTCATTGGCGACGAGAAGATTGGTTCATCCGCGCGCGACACGATCGACGTGCTCGATCCCGCGACCGGCGAAACGATCGCCGCATTGCCGAAAGCCACGAGCGCCGATCTCGACGCCGCGCTTAATGCGGCTGCGGACGGCTTCAAGCGCTGGCGCTCCACCTCGGCCGACGAACGCGAAGCGGTGCTGCGCAAGGGCGCGGCGCTGATCCGCGAGCGGGCAAAGGATATCGGCGCGGCGATCACCCGCGAGCAGGGCAAGCCGCTGAAGGAAGCGATTGGCGAGACGATCTATTGCGCCATGCTGCTCGAATTCTACGCGGGTGAATGCAAACGGCTCTACGGCAAGACGCTGGTGCGCCCCGATGGGCAGCGCGTCGAAGTGCGGCACGAACCGGTCGGGCCGGTGGCGGGTTTTTCGGCCTGGAATTTCCCCGCGCTCAATGTGATGCGCAAGGTTGGCGGCCCGCTGGCAGCGGGCTGCTCGGTAATCGTCAAGCCTTCGGAGGAAACCCCGGCGGGCGGTCTCGGCATCGTCCGGGCGTTGCGCGATGCAGGCGTACCGGCCAACGTATTGCAATGCGTGTTCGGCGTGCCTTCGGACATCAGCGAACACCTGCTGGCGAGCCCGGTGATCCGCAAGGTCACCTTCACTGGCTCGACCGCGGTGGGCAAGCATCTGGCGAAGCTTGCAGCGGAGAATATGCAACGCGCCACAATGGAGCTTGGCGGGCACGGGCCGGTGCTCATTTTCAAGGATGCCGATATCGACAAGGCGCTCGATACGATGGCGGGCAACAAATATCGCAACGCCGGGCAGGTCTGCGTCAGCCCGACGCGTTTCCTGGTCGAGGAAGACGTGTTTGAGCGCTTCCGTGACGGCTTTGTCGAGCGGGCCAAGGCGGTCAAAGTCGGCAACGGGATGGAGGCGGACACCCAGATGGGCCCGATGGCAAGCCAGCGCGGCCCCGACGGGATCCAGGCCAAGCTTGCGGACGCGCTCGAAAAGGGCGCGAAGCTGGATGCGGGGGGCAACCGGATCGGCAACCAGGGCTTCTTCCACGAGCCGACCGTGCTCAGCGAAGTACCGCTGGATGCGACGATCATGAATGAAGAGCCGTTCGGCCCGGTCGCGCTGATCAACCCGATGAAGGGCTATGAAGCCATGGTGGAAGAGGCGAACCGCCTGCCCTATGGCCTCGCCGCCTATGCCTGGACGCAGGACGCGAAGCGCCGGATGCGGCTAGCCAGCGAGCTTGAGGCTGGCATGGTGGCGATCAACGGCGGTTCGGTAAGTGCCGTCGATGCACCCTTCGGCGGGGTCAAATGGTCAGGCTATGGGCTGGAAGATGGCGCGGAAGGCGTCGCCGCGTGCCTTGTCACCAAGACCGTGCACGAAAGCGCCTAG
- a CDS encoding DUF1963 domain-containing protein, producing the protein MNYLRFPRSILAALLATLGGTAANAEPAKVDISQDPNVLQFRAWQEANSLPAVALVADGEAPRTAGGSRIGGYVWLPDGETWPLDREGKPMVFLAQVDFGELPPLPDYPTSGALQFFISRTGDLYGMDFEKPENGDFRVIYRESLSGQGRLEVGSTKGVQKFDDYTPIFPETIAKGVRLVPFATSHKPSTDSWLMERDVEHLPPSNEREAWDRIYAYAGEVSLEDGFGQSRVGGHPEFTQSDWRIRPEYQDVDRVLLQLWTDDRNMMWGDSGQGQFLIRREDLLKRDFSKVFYQWDCY; encoded by the coding sequence ATGAACTACCTCCGCTTCCCGCGATCGATCCTCGCAGCGCTACTCGCGACACTTGGAGGCACCGCAGCCAATGCCGAGCCTGCCAAGGTAGACATTTCGCAAGACCCGAACGTGCTGCAATTCCGAGCCTGGCAAGAGGCAAACAGCCTACCGGCCGTCGCGCTGGTCGCCGATGGGGAAGCGCCGCGCACCGCGGGGGGCAGCCGAATTGGCGGGTACGTTTGGCTGCCTGATGGCGAGACATGGCCGCTGGACCGCGAAGGCAAGCCGATGGTGTTTCTGGCGCAGGTCGATTTTGGAGAGTTGCCGCCGTTGCCGGACTATCCCACTTCGGGTGCACTGCAATTCTTCATCAGCCGCACGGGCGATCTCTACGGGATGGATTTTGAAAAGCCCGAAAATGGTGATTTTCGGGTGATCTATCGCGAGTCACTGAGCGGGCAAGGACGGCTCGAAGTCGGCAGCACCAAGGGGGTCCAGAAGTTTGACGACTATACGCCGATTTTCCCGGAAACAATTGCCAAGGGCGTGCGGCTTGTTCCGTTTGCTACCAGCCACAAGCCCTCGACCGACTCATGGCTGATGGAACGCGACGTCGAGCATTTGCCGCCTTCGAACGAGCGAGAGGCATGGGACAGGATCTATGCCTATGCAGGCGAGGTTTCGTTAGAAGACGGCTTCGGGCAGAGCCGCGTGGGCGGCCACCCTGAATTTACCCAGTCCGACTGGCGCATCCGCCCTGAGTATCAGGACGTCGACCGCGTGCTCCTGCAACTCTGGACTGATGACCGGAACATGATGTGGGGAGACAGCGGTCAGGGTCAGTTCCTGATCCGGCGCGAAGACTTGCTGAAGCGCGACTTCAGCAAGGTCTTCTATCAATGGGATTGCTACTAG
- a CDS encoding S-(hydroxymethyl)glutathione dehydrogenase/class III alcohol dehydrogenase — MKTRAAVAFEAKQPLEIVELDLEGPKAGEVLVEIMATGICHTDAYTLDGFDSEGIFPSVLGHEGAGIVRDVGAGVTSVKPGDHVIPLYTPECRQCKSCLSGKTNLCTAIRATQGKGLMPDGTSRFSYKGQTIFHYMGCSTFSNFTVLPEIAVAKIREDAPFQASCYIGCGVTTGVGAVVNTAKVQVGDNVVVFGLGGIGLNVIQGAKLAGANRIIGIDINPAREEWGRKFGMTDFLNTRGMSRDDVVAKVVAMTDGGADYSFDCTGNTEVMRTALECCHRGWGTSVIIGVAEAGKEIATRPFQLVTGRNWRGTAFGGAKGRTDVPKIVDWYMDGKIQIDPMITHVLSLEEINKGFDLMHAGESIRSVVVY, encoded by the coding sequence ATGAAAACCCGCGCCGCCGTTGCCTTTGAAGCCAAGCAGCCGCTTGAGATTGTCGAGCTCGATCTCGAAGGCCCGAAGGCGGGCGAAGTGCTGGTCGAGATCATGGCGACGGGCATCTGCCACACCGATGCTTATACGCTCGACGGGTTCGATAGCGAAGGCATCTTCCCCAGCGTGCTCGGCCATGAAGGGGCGGGGATCGTGCGCGACGTCGGCGCGGGTGTGACCTCGGTCAAGCCGGGCGACCATGTTATCCCGCTCTATACGCCCGAATGCCGCCAGTGTAAGAGCTGCCTCAGCGGCAAGACAAACCTGTGCACCGCGATCCGCGCCACCCAGGGCAAGGGGCTGATGCCGGATGGCACATCGCGGTTCAGCTACAAGGGGCAGACGATTTTCCACTACATGGGCTGTTCGACCTTCTCGAACTTCACCGTGCTTCCTGAAATCGCCGTCGCCAAGATCCGCGAAGACGCGCCATTCCAAGCCAGCTGCTACATTGGCTGCGGGGTCACCACGGGAGTCGGCGCGGTAGTCAACACGGCCAAGGTGCAGGTGGGTGACAATGTCGTTGTGTTTGGCCTTGGCGGAATCGGCCTCAACGTGATCCAGGGCGCGAAGCTGGCCGGCGCGAACCGGATTATCGGCATCGACATCAACCCGGCGCGCGAGGAATGGGGCCGCAAGTTCGGCATGACCGATTTCCTCAACACGCGCGGCATGAGCCGCGACGATGTGGTTGCCAAGGTGGTCGCCATGACTGATGGCGGCGCCGATTACAGCTTCGATTGCACCGGCAATACCGAGGTAATGCGCACCGCGCTCGAATGCTGCCACCGCGGCTGGGGCACTTCGGTGATCATCGGTGTTGCCGAAGCGGGCAAGGAAATCGCCACCCGCCCGTTCCAGCTGGTGACGGGACGCAACTGGCGTGGCACCGCGTTCGGCGGGGCCAAGGGCCGGACCGATGTGCCCAAGATCGTCGACTGGTACATGGACGGCAAGATCCAGATCGATCCGATGATCACCCACGTCCTCAGCCTAGAGGAGATCAACAAGGGCTTTGACCTGATGCACGCCGGTGAAAGCATCCGCAGCGTGGTGGTGTATTGA
- a CDS encoding prolyl-tRNA synthetase associated domain-containing protein, giving the protein MTSEERLYADLAALGIEYAAHEHIAVFTVEESRQVDAEIPGAHTKNLFLKDAGGVFWLVTVPAEARVDLKALPKVIGCKRVSFGKADDMERLIGISPGSVTPLAMINAAPGSVTVVIDAGLAAAERVNVHPLRNTGTFGLAGADILRALEHWGHEPVIAAVPHQDGS; this is encoded by the coding sequence ATGACGAGCGAGGAGCGGCTCTATGCAGACCTTGCCGCGCTTGGCATCGAATACGCCGCGCATGAGCATATCGCCGTGTTCACGGTCGAGGAAAGCCGGCAGGTAGACGCCGAAATTCCCGGCGCGCACACGAAGAACCTGTTCCTGAAAGACGCTGGCGGGGTGTTCTGGCTGGTAACCGTGCCTGCCGAAGCGCGGGTCGACCTGAAGGCGTTGCCAAAGGTGATCGGGTGCAAGCGGGTGAGCTTCGGCAAGGCGGATGACATGGAGCGGCTGATCGGGATATCTCCCGGTTCGGTCACGCCACTGGCGATGATCAATGCGGCACCGGGCAGCGTCACGGTGGTGATCGACGCCGGGCTGGCGGCGGCCGAGCGGGTCAATGTCCACCCGCTGCGCAATACGGGGACGTTCGGACTTGCGGGCGCCGATATCCTGCGCGCGCTCGAGCACTGGGGTCATGAGCCGGTTATAGCCGCGGTCCCGCACCAGGACGGGTCATGA
- a CDS encoding GNAT family N-acetyltransferase, protein MKIEALTGSAILPAIPALAELRIRVFAEWPYLYDGDVAYEEDYLRAFAASEDAVLVLARDGERIVGASTGSPMAAQEREIREPVEAFGFDTSEVFYFGESVLLPDCRGQGIGHAFFDQREAHARACGARYAAFASVIRPDDHPARPESYRPLDSFWLGRGYAKVNGLTCHIAWRDHGEAAESPKSLQFWMREL, encoded by the coding sequence ATGAAGATCGAAGCTCTGACCGGCTCGGCGATCCTTCCCGCCATCCCGGCGCTGGCGGAGCTGCGCATCCGCGTGTTTGCCGAGTGGCCCTATCTCTATGATGGCGACGTGGCCTACGAAGAGGATTATTTGCGCGCCTTTGCCGCATCTGAAGATGCTGTGCTGGTGCTGGCGCGCGATGGCGAACGGATCGTCGGCGCCTCGACAGGATCACCTATGGCGGCGCAAGAGCGCGAAATTCGCGAACCGGTCGAAGCATTTGGCTTCGATACGTCCGAAGTCTTCTACTTTGGCGAGAGCGTGCTGCTGCCCGATTGTCGCGGGCAGGGGATCGGCCATGCCTTTTTCGACCAGCGCGAGGCGCACGCCCGCGCGTGCGGCGCCCGTTACGCCGCGTTTGCCTCAGTCATCCGGCCCGACGATCATCCCGCGCGACCGGAAAGCTATCGCCCACTCGACAGTTTTTGGCTTGGACGGGGCTATGCCAAAGTCAACGGCCTCACTTGCCACATCGCCTGGCGCGATCACGGCGAAGCGGCCGAAAGCCCCAAGTCGCTGCAATTCTGGATGCGCGAGCTTTAG
- the maiA gene encoding maleylacetoacetate isomerase yields the protein MKLFGYFRSSTTYRLRIALELKGIDYEYIPVNLLTSEQKGEAFTSRNPFGSVPMLEADGRDRAQSMAQLEWLDEAYPEKPLLPADLEDRYTARELAYAIATETHAVNNLPVLKYLKDPLGHSQEEIEIWYRHWLQRTFAPLEARLAQLGAGDFLFDAPGLFEVVLLPQFYNAERFQFDFSDKPHIMRIARACLALPAFQRAHPDNQIDNPERSS from the coding sequence ATGAAGCTCTTCGGATATTTCCGCAGTTCCACCACCTACCGGCTGCGCATCGCGCTGGAGCTGAAAGGGATCGACTACGAATATATTCCGGTAAACCTGCTCACCAGCGAGCAGAAGGGTGAAGCCTTCACCAGCCGCAACCCGTTTGGCAGCGTGCCGATGCTGGAGGCGGACGGACGCGACCGGGCGCAGTCGATGGCGCAGCTCGAATGGCTGGATGAGGCATATCCGGAAAAGCCGCTGCTGCCTGCCGACTTGGAAGATCGCTACACCGCACGCGAGCTGGCCTATGCCATCGCCACTGAAACCCACGCGGTGAACAATCTGCCGGTCCTGAAGTACCTCAAGGACCCGCTAGGTCATTCGCAGGAAGAGATCGAGATCTGGTACCGCCATTGGCTGCAGCGCACCTTTGCGCCGCTGGAAGCGCGGCTGGCGCAGCTGGGCGCAGGAGATTTCCTGTTCGATGCACCGGGGCTGTTCGAAGTCGTGCTGCTGCCGCAGTTCTACAATGCCGAACGCTTCCAGTTCGATTTCAGTGACAAGCCACACATCATGCGCATCGCCCGGGCCTGCCTTGCCCTGCCCGCATTCCAGCGCGCGCACCCTGACAACCAGATCGATAATCCAGAAAGAAGCTCATGA
- a CDS encoding acyl-CoA dehydrogenase: MVPFNWEDPFDLESQLTEDERMIRDAAHGFAQSELQPRVIKAFADEIDAPELFPLFGQAGLLGATIPEEYGGAGASYVAYGLIAREIERVDSGYRSMASVQSSLVMFPIYEYGSEEQRRKYLPGLASGQLIGCFGLTEPDAGSDPAGMKTVARKDGDGYVLNGSKTWISNAPFADVFVVWAKSEEHGGGIRGFVLEKGMNGLSAPKIEGKISLRASTTGMIVMDDVKVGADALLPNVQGLKGPFGCLNRARYGISWGAMGAAEFCMHAARQYGLDRKQFGRPLAGTQLFQKKLADMLTDIALGLQGSLRVGRLMDEGRFAPDMISVVKRNNVGKALDIARMARDMHGGNGISEEYQVIRHMVNLETVNTYEGTHDVHALILGRGITGLAAF, encoded by the coding sequence ATGGTTCCCTTCAACTGGGAAGACCCCTTCGATCTTGAAAGCCAGCTGACCGAAGACGAGCGGATGATCCGCGACGCAGCGCATGGCTTTGCCCAAAGCGAGTTGCAGCCGCGCGTGATCAAGGCTTTCGCCGACGAGATCGATGCACCAGAGCTCTTCCCGCTCTTCGGCCAGGCGGGCCTGCTGGGTGCGACCATACCTGAGGAATATGGCGGCGCAGGCGCAAGCTATGTCGCCTATGGCCTGATCGCGCGCGAGATCGAGCGGGTCGACAGCGGCTATCGCTCGATGGCTTCGGTCCAGTCCTCCCTCGTGATGTTCCCGATCTACGAATACGGATCGGAGGAACAGCGCCGCAAGTACCTGCCCGGCTTGGCCTCCGGCCAGCTGATCGGCTGCTTTGGCCTGACCGAGCCCGACGCCGGCTCTGACCCCGCAGGCATGAAGACCGTCGCCCGCAAGGATGGCGACGGTTACGTGCTCAACGGCTCGAAGACCTGGATCTCCAACGCGCCCTTCGCCGATGTCTTCGTCGTCTGGGCGAAAAGCGAGGAACACGGCGGCGGCATTCGCGGCTTCGTGTTGGAAAAGGGCATGAACGGGCTTTCCGCGCCCAAGATCGAAGGCAAGATCTCGCTCCGCGCCTCAACCACCGGCATGATCGTGATGGACGATGTGAAGGTCGGTGCCGATGCGCTGCTGCCCAACGTGCAAGGCCTGAAAGGGCCGTTCGGTTGCCTCAACCGCGCGCGTTACGGCATCAGCTGGGGCGCAATGGGCGCCGCCGAATTCTGCATGCACGCCGCGCGGCAATACGGGCTCGACCGCAAACAGTTCGGCCGGCCGCTCGCCGGCACGCAGCTGTTCCAGAAGAAGCTCGCCGACATGCTGACCGATATTGCGCTTGGCCTGCAAGGTTCATTGCGCGTCGGGCGCCTGATGGACGAAGGCCGTTTTGCGCCGGACATGATCAGCGTGGTGAAGCGCAACAATGTCGGCAAGGCGCTCGATATCGCACGAATGGCGCGCGACATGCACGGCGGCAATGGGATCAGCGAAGAATACCAGGTGATCCGCCACATGGTGAACCTGGAAACGGTCAATACCTACGAAGGCACGCATGATGTCCACGCGCTGATCCTGGGCCGCGGGATCACCGGGCTGGCAGCGTTCTGA
- a CDS encoding phage tail protein: protein MMIKRLFVTAAACTAAALSVPAIASSEPHLGEIATFGFDFCPRGWAETNGAVLKISDHIALFSLLGTRFGGDGRTTFALPKISSPDVKHCIAMEGIFPARG from the coding sequence ATGATGATCAAACGTCTATTCGTGACCGCCGCTGCTTGCACTGCAGCCGCTCTATCCGTGCCAGCCATCGCCTCATCGGAGCCGCATCTCGGCGAAATCGCCACCTTTGGCTTTGACTTTTGCCCGCGCGGATGGGCCGAAACCAATGGAGCGGTCCTGAAAATTAGCGATCACATCGCGTTGTTCTCACTTCTCGGCACACGCTTCGGCGGCGATGGTCGAACAACCTTCGCCCTACCGAAAATCAGCAGTCCGGATGTAAAGCATTGCATAGCGATGGAAGGCATTTTCCCCGCCCGCGGTTGA
- a CDS encoding response regulator, whose translation MAQPCVLVAEDEWIIAADLCATVAEAGFHVEGPHRDISSAMLAFQKHKPDVAILDVRLDDGTVFALARKLADEDVPIIFHSGYSSEAEVAELFPGATTLRKPCPPAKMIAAVNGMLGSA comes from the coding sequence ATGGCTCAGCCGTGCGTCCTGGTGGCCGAAGACGAATGGATTATCGCAGCCGATCTCTGCGCCACTGTGGCAGAGGCGGGTTTTCATGTCGAAGGCCCGCATCGTGACATTTCCTCCGCCATGCTCGCTTTCCAGAAGCACAAGCCTGACGTGGCAATTCTCGACGTTAGGCTCGATGATGGCACGGTCTTCGCGCTTGCCCGAAAACTTGCGGATGAAGACGTGCCGATCATTTTCCATTCGGGCTATTCAAGCGAGGCAGAAGTCGCTGAACTTTTCCCGGGCGCCACGACCTTGCGCAAGCCCTGCCCGCCAGCGAAAATGATCGCTGCAGTTAACGGAATGCTGGGATCAGCCTAA